From a single Solenopsis invicta isolate M01_SB chromosome 4, UNIL_Sinv_3.0, whole genome shotgun sequence genomic region:
- the LOC105200403 gene encoding 3'(2'),5'-bisphosphate nucleotidase 1, protein MAQSAALLTRIVASSVSATVQAGKIIRDVLSKGGLNIVEKGKNDLQTEADRCAQRCIITSLSRQFPNITIIGEEEPSSCEVPSEWIITEADPEVLQLNLPTHLEDVNPKDVCVWVDPLDGTAEYTQGLVEHVTVLVGVAIGKTAIGGVIHQPYYKNDENGMYIENGRTLWGIDGVGFGGFTPKSPPEGKRIITTTRSHSDSIVQNAIKSLEPDEVTHVGGAGHKVILLLEGKAHAYVFASRGCKRWDTCAPEAVLHAVGGILTDLHGERYSYNRETTHVNMRGILATAPGQSHQWYLSRIPDEVKQKLQ, encoded by the exons ATGGCTCAAAGTGCTGCTCTGTTAACACGCATAGTAGCATCCTCTGTATCTGCAACAGTACAGGCTGGTAAAATAATTCGAGATGTTTTAAGTAAAGGTGGATTAAATATTGTGGAAAAAGGCAAGAATGATTTGCAAACGGAGGCAGATCGTTGCGCTCAACGATGTATCATAACTTCGCTCAGTCGTCAATTtccaaatattacaattattggTGAGGAAGAGCCGTCTAGCTGCGAGGTACCATCAGAATGGATTATCACAGAAGCGGATCCAGAAGTATTGCAATTGAATCTACCAACTCATTTGGAGGACGTTAATCCTAAGGACGTGTGTGTTTGGGTAGATCCTCTGGatg GTACAGCGGAATATACGCAAGGACTAGTGGAACATGTTACAGTGTTAGTCGGAGTGGCAATTGGCAAAACAGCAATTGGAGGTGTGATACATCAACCTTATTACAAGAATGACGAAAACGGCATGTACATTGAAAACGGCCGTACATTATGGGGTATTGATGGCGTGGGATTTGGAGGATTTACGCCAAAGTCGCCTCCAGAGGGGAAAAGAATAATCACGACCACTCG TTCGCATTCCGACAGCATTGTTCAAAATGCTATAAAATCGTTGGAGCCTGACGAAGTGACTCATGTTGGTGGTGCTGGGCACAAG GTAATTCTTTTGTTGGAAGGAAAAGCTCACGCATACGTGTTTGCCAGTCGCGGATGCAAGAGATGGGACACTTGCGCGCCCGAAGCCGTTCTTCATGCAGTCGGTGGTATTTTAACCGATCTTCACGGTGAACGTTATTCTTATAATCGGGAAACGACACATGTAAATATGAGGGGTATTCTTGCCACTGCACCTGGCCAATCGCATCAATGGTATTTAAGTCGTATACCTGATGAAGTAAAACAAAAGCTACAATAA
- the LOC105200402 gene encoding dimethyladenosine transferase 2, mitochondrial isoform X1, with the protein MLHKSFLPIITSCLSRRNRHIVNVYCSTLTNDNSPLYKKRAVNSIKIKELIEETGSKVKKKNKVQQQSAAIKQPTSCDKEISDIINYIKKVNPDVIDIIESRKWTYKKGDTNILHLIDKDTAAKYVSLIKNDLLKNMCYIAELNPGFGVLTRELLEAGVPLVHLYEGNLKLHEVLETICTKYSGKVNLISSKYSNLFGITRAYYDDKVIDEKYQNSFKAMESKNWEDKTYMQVIGANDSKYLITFIIHSLLFRHGFMFYGRPIFYIAILPSLWHKYNMCTFTNKKLYTYTKVMFKLMFNCELLGTLNRKAFIPWPIKKRQATYKRRRLSAKQDYEQMYVIKLEPKADLYSQLSQKDWITFSYFVRHHMQKRITRVIPALEKWVPDCGIRLIAKDYTIYTQFGDLTPTQILELFKEFKSWPEYTESHFVGSMNNSLGAHNELEFLNE; encoded by the exons atgttacacaaaagCTTTTTGCCTATAATAACTTCCTGCTTATCAAGAAGGAATAGGCacattgtaaatgtatattgcTCGACATTGACCAATGACAACTCACCTCTATATAAGAAAAGAGCtgttaattctataaaaataaaggaattgATTGAAGAAACAGGAtcaaaagtgaaaaagaaaaacaaagtgcAGCAACAAAGTGCAGCAATTAAACAGCCTACATCATGTGATAAAGAAATATCagacattattaattatataaagaaagttAATCCAGatgttattgatattattgaGTCAAGGAAGTGGACATATAAAAAAGGTGATACAAATATATTACATCTGATTGACAAAGATACCGCTGCCAAATAtgtttctttgataaaaaatgatCTATTGAAAAATATGTGTTACATTGCCGAATTGAATCCTGGTTTTGGTGTGTTAACGAGAGAACTATTGGAAGCTGGCGTTCCATTAGTTCATCTGTATGaaggaaatttaaaattacatgagGTATTGGAAACAATTTGTACAAAGTATTCTGGAAAAGTGAACCTAATCTCTTCTAAATATTCTAATCTCTTTGGTATAACAAGGGCTTATTATGACGATAAAGTTATTGATGAGAAATATCAAAATAGTTTCAAAGCAATGGAGAGCAAAAATTGGGAAGATAAAACTTATATGCAAGTAATAGGTGCAAATgacagtaaatatttaattacattcatTATACACAGTTTACTCTTTCGCCATGGTTTTATGTTTTATGGAAGGCCCATCTTCTACATCGCAATACTTCCATCCTTGTGGCAT aaatataatatgtgtacttttactaataaaaaattgtacactTATACAAAAGTAATgttcaaattaatgtttaattgcGAACTCTTGGGAACTTTGAATAGAAAGGCTTTTATACCTTGGCCCATAAAAAAACGTCAAGCTACATATAAACGACGTCGTTTATCGGCAAAACAAGATTACGAGCAAATGTATGTGATAAAACTTGAACCTAAAGCTGATCTTTATTCACAATTGTCACAAAAAGATTGgataacattttcatattttgtaagaCATCATATGCAGAAACGTATTACCAGAGTGATACCTGCGCTAGA AAAATGGGTACCAGACTGTGGAATTAGACTAATAGCCAAagattatacaatatatacacaaTTTGGAGACTTGACGCCAACACAAATTCTagaactttttaaagaatttaaatcttGGCCAGAATATACAGAGAGCCACTTTGTAGGTTCTATGAATAATTCTTTAGGTGCACATAACgaattggaatttttaaatgaataa
- the LOC105200402 gene encoding dimethyladenosine transferase 2, mitochondrial isoform X2, whose protein sequence is MLHKSFLPIITSCLSRRNRHIVNVYCSTLTNDNSPLYKKRAVNSIKIKELIEETGSKVKKKNKVQQQSAAIKQPTSCDKEISDIINYIKKVNPDVIDIIESRKWTYKKGDTNILHLIDKDTAAKYVSLIKNDLLKNMCYIAELNPGFGVLTRELLEAGVPLVHLYEGNLKLHEVLETICTKYSGKVNLISSKYSNLFGITRAYYDDKVIDEKYQNSFKAMESKNWEDKTYMQVIGANDSKYLITFIIHSLLFRHGFMFYGRPIFYIAILPSLWHKYNMCTFTNKKLYTYTKVMFKLMFNCELLGTLNRKAFIPWPIKKRQATYKRRRLSAKQDYEQMYVIKLEPKADLYSQLSQKDWITFSYFVRHHMQKRITRVIPALEKWVPDCGIRLIAKDYTIYTQFGDLTPTQILELFKEFKSWPEYTESHFHCSFTILL, encoded by the exons atgttacacaaaagCTTTTTGCCTATAATAACTTCCTGCTTATCAAGAAGGAATAGGCacattgtaaatgtatattgcTCGACATTGACCAATGACAACTCACCTCTATATAAGAAAAGAGCtgttaattctataaaaataaaggaattgATTGAAGAAACAGGAtcaaaagtgaaaaagaaaaacaaagtgcAGCAACAAAGTGCAGCAATTAAACAGCCTACATCATGTGATAAAGAAATATCagacattattaattatataaagaaagttAATCCAGatgttattgatattattgaGTCAAGGAAGTGGACATATAAAAAAGGTGATACAAATATATTACATCTGATTGACAAAGATACCGCTGCCAAATAtgtttctttgataaaaaatgatCTATTGAAAAATATGTGTTACATTGCCGAATTGAATCCTGGTTTTGGTGTGTTAACGAGAGAACTATTGGAAGCTGGCGTTCCATTAGTTCATCTGTATGaaggaaatttaaaattacatgagGTATTGGAAACAATTTGTACAAAGTATTCTGGAAAAGTGAACCTAATCTCTTCTAAATATTCTAATCTCTTTGGTATAACAAGGGCTTATTATGACGATAAAGTTATTGATGAGAAATATCAAAATAGTTTCAAAGCAATGGAGAGCAAAAATTGGGAAGATAAAACTTATATGCAAGTAATAGGTGCAAATgacagtaaatatttaattacattcatTATACACAGTTTACTCTTTCGCCATGGTTTTATGTTTTATGGAAGGCCCATCTTCTACATCGCAATACTTCCATCCTTGTGGCAT aaatataatatgtgtacttttactaataaaaaattgtacactTATACAAAAGTAATgttcaaattaatgtttaattgcGAACTCTTGGGAACTTTGAATAGAAAGGCTTTTATACCTTGGCCCATAAAAAAACGTCAAGCTACATATAAACGACGTCGTTTATCGGCAAAACAAGATTACGAGCAAATGTATGTGATAAAACTTGAACCTAAAGCTGATCTTTATTCACAATTGTCACAAAAAGATTGgataacattttcatattttgtaagaCATCATATGCAGAAACGTATTACCAGAGTGATACCTGCGCTAGA AAAATGGGTACCAGACTGTGGAATTAGACTAATAGCCAAagattatacaatatatacacaaTTTGGAGACTTGACGCCAACACAAATTCTagaactttttaaagaatttaaatcttGGCCAGAATATACAGAGAGCCACTTT CATTGCTCTTTTACCATCTTATTGTGA
- the LOC105200400 gene encoding uncharacterized protein LOC105200400 isoform X1, producing the protein MKRLYVGFLFFAYNCIIWGQDLTFPAIEETAHVSGGNSTVITERKPIYIPGRCPDDMLLYPGDTDKDAWVCDCRARFLYFPLNDSCHEAYRQGPCPSGNYVVLPENETIPRCVENPCSQDGMVQYNGTCYSLRTIGPCGPDGILSVNEATFQLECEVASIVPLYIIEIPLKTCPPGSRRSTLGVCKKVKRKILANQTASG; encoded by the exons ATGAAACGTTTATACGTCGGTTTTCTGTTTTTCGCATATAACTGCATAATATGGGGTCAGGACTTGACATTTCCAGCTATCGAGGAGACTGCTCACGTCAGCGGCGGTAACTCCAcg GTAATAACGGAGCGTAAACCCATATATATTCCGGGTCGTTGCCCGGACGATATGCTTCTCTACCCAGGTGACACTGATAAGGATGCATGGGTGTGCGATTGTAGAGCTCGATTCTTATACTTCCCGTTGAACGATTCCTGCCATGAAGCCTATAGACAAGGCCCTTGTCCATCCGGAAATTATGTCGTTCTTCCCGAGAACGAGACAATTCCTCGTTGCGTGGAGAATCCTTGCTCGCAAGATGGCATGGTGCAGTACAACGGCACTTGCTATTCTCTTAGAACGATCGGTCCGTGTGGACCCGATGGGATATTAAGTGTGAACGAAGCTACATTCCAATTGGAATGCGAGGTAGCAAGTATTGTACCTTTATACATAATTGAGATTCCCTTGAAAACGTGTCCACCAGGCAGCCGTAGGAGTACGCTCGGAGTATGCAAAAAA GTTAAACGTAAAATACTTGCCAATCAGACTGCATCaggataa
- the LOC105200400 gene encoding uncharacterized protein LOC105200400 isoform X2, whose protein sequence is MKRLYVGFLFFAYNCIIWGQDLTFPAIEETAHVSGGNSTVITERKPIYIPGRCPDDMLLYPGDTDKDAWVCDCRARFLYFPLNDSCHEAYRQGPCPSGNYVVLPENETIPRCVENPCSQDGMVQYNGTCYSLRTIGPCGPDGILSVNEATFQLECEVASIVPLYIIEIPLKTCPPGSRRSTLGVCKKV, encoded by the exons ATGAAACGTTTATACGTCGGTTTTCTGTTTTTCGCATATAACTGCATAATATGGGGTCAGGACTTGACATTTCCAGCTATCGAGGAGACTGCTCACGTCAGCGGCGGTAACTCCAcg GTAATAACGGAGCGTAAACCCATATATATTCCGGGTCGTTGCCCGGACGATATGCTTCTCTACCCAGGTGACACTGATAAGGATGCATGGGTGTGCGATTGTAGAGCTCGATTCTTATACTTCCCGTTGAACGATTCCTGCCATGAAGCCTATAGACAAGGCCCTTGTCCATCCGGAAATTATGTCGTTCTTCCCGAGAACGAGACAATTCCTCGTTGCGTGGAGAATCCTTGCTCGCAAGATGGCATGGTGCAGTACAACGGCACTTGCTATTCTCTTAGAACGATCGGTCCGTGTGGACCCGATGGGATATTAAGTGTGAACGAAGCTACATTCCAATTGGAATGCGAGGTAGCAAGTATTGTACCTTTATACATAATTGAGATTCCCTTGAAAACGTGTCCACCAGGCAGCCGTAGGAGTACGCTCGGAGTATGCAAAAAAGTAtga
- the LOC105200399 gene encoding transmembrane protein 179 produces MALSNILLLSQIAGYVVAFILSLCIIVPMSLHQDEFRGHCLLFSTGVWQESDGQFVVNWASQAYCNYTIFVGLILLVTSAIQIYRLSLFMYRSEDSSFLSAFVDVVTSIILTTVTLIAAIIVTLGFMTWCQCMTKRFPSCELAAGNDIDKADGIDTSGFHIELGAAQFGIWSSLSIWVGLSVFAVLKLLRYHQLENMKVSMYRERQRLIEATTSNQQQEPS; encoded by the exons ATGGCACTGTCGAATATTTTACTGCTTAGCCAAATAGCAGGCTACGTTGTGGCTTTTATCCTGTCGCTTTGTATTATCGTGCCTATGAGCCTTCATCAGGATGAATTTag AGGACACTGCCTTTTGTTTTCAACCGGAGTCTGGCAAGAGTCCGATGGTCAATTTGTGGTGAACTGGGCGTCACAGGCATATTGCAATTACACGATATTCGTTGGTCTAATACTCCTCGTAACATCAGCGATACAAATCTATCGGTTGTCTCTATTTATGTATCGCAGTGAAGACAGTTCATTTCTCTCTGCATTTGTGGATGTTGTAACTTCCATCATTCTTACCACTGTCACTTTAATTGCCGCGATTATCGTGACCTTAGGTTTCATGACGTGGTGTCAATGTATGACCAAGAGATTTCCGTCGTGCGAATTAGCAGCTGGAAACGATATTGATAAAGCCGATGGTATCGATACATCAGGTTTTCATATCGAACTTGGCGCTGCTCAATTTGGCATTTGGAGCAGCCTATCAATTTGGGTCGGTTTGTCGGTTTTCGCTGTTTTAAAACTGCTAAGGTACCACCAACTAGAGAATATGAAAGTTTCCATGTATAGAGAAAGGCAAAGACTAATAGAAGCTACAACGAGTAATCAACAGCAGGAACCAAGTTAA